GGGGGGCAAGAGGCGCCGGGTGGTGGCGTTGATGGGCCCGGAGCGGCTGAGCGGGGACTGGTGGGATGAGCGCCCGTACAGCCGCGACTACTACCGGGTGCACTTCGAGGGGCTGGGTCAGGCGTGGGTGTTCCGCGACGCGCGTGACAGCCGCTTCTATCTCCAGGGCCTGTTCGATTAGCGCGGTGGTTCCTCCGAGCCCCGCGTCAGCCGCAACTTCCCGCGCAGCCCGGGCGAGGTGAGCACCTCTCCCTCCGCGGTCACCACCACGGCGGAGGCGCCGTGCTTCTGCGCGAGCGCCAGTCCCGCCTCGCCCCCGAGGATGAAGACGGACTTGGTCAGCACCTCCGCGTCCACCGCGCTCGGCGCGAGGATCGTCGCCGAGCGCGAGGCCATGGCCGGGTAGCACGTCCGGGGATTGATGATGTGGTGGTAGCGCTTGCCGTCCAGGAGGAAGAAGTTCTCGTAGTCCCCGCTCGTCGAGAACGCCGCGTCGGAGACCTCCAGCACCGCGAAGACGCGGCCCGGCTCGCCCCGGGGCTCCCGGATGCCCACCTTCCACGGCCGGCCCGCCTTCTTCCCCGCCGCGTAGAAGTCCCCGCCCGCCTGCACGAAGAAGTCCCGGAAGCCCAGCGCCCGGAGCTTCTCCACCGCCTGGTCCACCCCCCAGCCCTTCGCCAGTCCTCCCAGCCCGAGCTGCATCCCCGCGCGCGCGAGCCGCACCCCACACCCCGCGCCGCCTCCGTCCGCCTCCGGGGCGAACTCCAGGCCCCGGTAGGAGATGAGCGCGCAGCGGTTCTTCAGCTCGGCCGGATCGGGCAGGGTGGGCGTCAGCTCCGTACCGAAGCGCCACAGTCCCCGCAGCGCGGCCCATGTTGGATCGAACAGCCCGCCGGTCTGCTCCGCTCCCCGCACCGCGCGCCGCAGCGCCGCGCACAGGTCCTCGGGCACCGGCACGAAGCTCCCGTCTCCCGCCCGCCGGTTCACCTCCGAGAGCGCGCTGTCCGGCCGCCACTCGTTCATCACCTCGTTGACCCGGGTGAAGGCCGCGAAGGCCCCGTCGAAGCCCTCCCGCGCCTTTCGGGACGTGCCTCCCACCAGCGTCACCGTCACGTGCGTCCCCATCATCGGGCGCGTCTCGGTGCGCACGCGCGGCTCGGGCGTGGCGGCCAACATCACCAGCAGGGCAGGGAGCACCATGGCCCCGTTCTGTCCCACGCGCGTCCTCCTCGTACCAGCCCCCTGGTTGGCTTGACCGTTTGTGTGGGCGCGTAGTACGCCCCTGGGCCTTTTGTTGAGACTGAGTTTCAACATCATCCCCTCCCCGGT
This genomic stretch from Cystobacter fuscus DSM 2262 harbors:
- a CDS encoding FAD:protein FMN transferase produces the protein MGQNGAMVLPALLVMLAATPEPRVRTETRPMMGTHVTVTLVGGTSRKAREGFDGAFAAFTRVNEVMNEWRPDSALSEVNRRAGDGSFVPVPEDLCAALRRAVRGAEQTGGLFDPTWAALRGLWRFGTELTPTLPDPAELKNRCALISYRGLEFAPEADGGGAGCGVRLARAGMQLGLGGLAKGWGVDQAVEKLRALGFRDFFVQAGGDFYAAGKKAGRPWKVGIREPRGEPGRVFAVLEVSDAAFSTSGDYENFFLLDGKRYHHIINPRTCYPAMASRSATILAPSAVDAEVLTKSVFILGGEAGLALAQKHGASAVVVTAEGEVLTSPGLRGKLRLTRGSEEPPR